A single window of Liolophura sinensis isolate JHLJ2023 chromosome 6, CUHK_Ljap_v2, whole genome shotgun sequence DNA harbors:
- the LOC135468776 gene encoding glutamate receptor ionotropic, kainate 2-like produces the protein MTSVGVNSISHNGVRKSKGRTLSVLPDLSTLSNAIAEFAHGLNWRDVVLLSEEDFSPVLSLSAYNIQVLPMRLPSRIESPTDEELRQILIPLRESQRSKIILHSMKKDVIDSVIRAAKNLHLLYHSLDWLVTYPDFADIVSGRSTLLPGRLFGLQLVRPSAVPKTLIGNFSSSMTRLDLAVAFDAVGISRNAMSTHAACDKSDHDRTFTAQMLKGVLHKYEKPYEGALGTYFWEDKYPHRRTNYTLDILLYKGNATKIAEVYFEDGEHNLTILQMPTDDPKEDAVFGNQDIVHIVTRLEDPFVMCRDGKYVGFSVDLLNAIAKNLQFVYELYEVADNSYGERTNGQWNGMVKQLQSGNASLAIGAFAVTSEREEVISFSYAILSTMTSLLLKKSEPQWNFFQFLWPFSVGLWLMIVAFFFVVGITMFLMSKYDQTQRASVQRFDLKESMWYSLNVLLQGGTEYSPQTTCTRTIVAFYWFCILVINAAYTANLAAFLTLRQIDNRLKDVGGLARQTTVKYGVLKSSDVMTFFNRTREDPYERMWTFMKLNEDEVILSNSSQVIEKVAAGNYIFLADGIVNEYYAVTHCGIESIEQNFGGKQFGIGLPKGAPYRDSINKAILELKENGLLDNLRKKWWKPRQDCEDDGEDTEKDIKGTAELSITNMFGVFIVLGTSVVLAICAELGKRIFKHSRKKKKQKEGDLGISNKASSEQAVPII, from the exons AGGACTTCTCGCCGGTGTTGAGTTTAAGTGCTTACAACATCCAAGTTCTGCCGATGAGGTTACCCTCCCGTATAGAGTCACCGACAGATGAGGAGCTGAGACAAATCCTCATCCCTCTGCGGGAGTCTCAGCGAAGCAAAATCATCCTCCACTCGATGAAGAAAGACGTTATAGACAGCGTAATACGAGCG GCTAAGAACCTCCATCTGCTATACCACAGCCTGGACTGGTTAGTCACCTACCCC GACTTTGCCGACATTGTATCAGGCCGCAGTACACTGTTACCGGGACGACTGTTTGGACTTCAGCTGGTCAGACCCTCAGCAGTTCCCAAAACACTCATCG GTAACTTCTCGTCCTCTATGACCCGCCTGGACCTGGCGGTAGCTTTTGATGCCGTGGGGATTTCCCGGAATGCTATGAGTACACACGCAGCCTGTGATAAGTCAGACCATGACCGAACCTTTACAGCTCAGATGCTTAAGGGGGTCTTACATAAATAT GAGAAGCCTTACGAAGGAGCGCTGGGCACATACTTCTGGGAGGATAAATACCCTCACCGACGTACAAATTACACCCTGGATATCCTGCTCTATAAAGGCAACGCCACAAAG ATTGCGGAAGTGTACTTCGAGGACGGAGAGCACAATCTGACAATCTTGCAGATGCCCACTGACGACCCTAAGGAGGACGCGGTGTTCGGGAATCAGGATATTGTGCACATTGTAACGAGGCTG GAAGACCCATTCGTGATGTGCCGTGATGGGAAGTACGTAGGATTCAGTGTTGACCTTCTGAATGCAATCGCCAAGAACCTCCAGTTTGTCTACGAGTTATACGAGGTCGCGGATAACTCCTACGGAGAAAGGACGAATGGCCAGTGGAATGGGATGGTGAAACAGCTTCAATCTGGG AACGCTTCATTGGCCATCGGCGCATTCGCCGTAACGTCAGAAAGAGAGGAGGTGATATCCTTTTCCTATGCCATATTGTCCACCATGACGAGTTTACTGCTGAAAAAGTCCGAGCCTCAATGGAACTTCTTCCAGTTCCTGTGGCCGTTCTCTGTGGGTCTCTGGCTTATGATTGTCGCTTTCTTCTTTGTCGTGGGCATCACGATGTTTCTGATGAGCAAGTACGACCAGACCCAGCGGGCGTCCGTCCAGAGATTCGACTTGAAGGAGAGCATGTGGTATTCGTTGAACGTCCTGCTACAAGGCGGCACGGAGTATTCGCCACAGACCACCTGTACCCGGACGATCGTGGCCTTCTACTGGTTCTGTATCCTGGTCATAAATGCCGCCTACACCGCCAACCTGGCGGCCTTCCTGACCCTCCGACAAATAGACAACCGCCTCAAAGACGTCGGCGGGTTGGCCAGACAAACCACGGTGAAATATGGCGTGCTCAAATCCAGTGATGTGATGACCTTTTTCAACAGGACCAGGGAAGATCCTTACGAGCGCATGTGGACCTTCATGAAGCTGAATGAAGATGAGGTCATACTATCCAATAGTTCGCAGGTTATCGAGAAGGTTGCCGCTGGAAATTACATCTTCTTGGCTGATGGAATCGTCAATGAGTACTACGCCGTCACCCATTGTGGGATAGAATCCATCGAGCAGAATTTTGGCGGGAAACAGTTTGGAATAGGTCTGCCCAAAGGAGCTCCGTATCGTGATTCCATCAACAAGGCCATTCTTGAGCTGAAAGAAAATGGATTACTGGACAACCTCCGGAAAAA GTGGTGGAAACCTCGACAAGACTGTGAGGATGACGGGGAGGACACGGAAAAAGACATCAAAGGCACCGCCGAGCTTAGCATCACCAACATGTTCGGGGTTTTCATCGTACTGGGTACCTCGGTCGTCCTAGCGATATGCGCTGAGTTGGGGAAACGGATATTCAAACACagcagaaaaaagaaaaaacaaaag